In Bradyrhizobium sp. 170, the DNA window GATAGACCAGCCGCAGCAGCCCGTTCTCTGCCGAAGGGAGTGGCTACATGAGCTTCGTCTCCACGATCATTGGCACTGCCGAGCGGGTACCGCTGCCCGACGCCATTATCCGGGCCGCCATCCACCAGCTCTGCTCGCGCACCGCCGCGCGGCTCGCCACCGGGAATGCGGAAAGCGATGCCTGGCTCGCCGACGAAATGGCGGCGCGCGCCATCGCCGAATATTCCGACGAGACCGATGTCCGGCACTACGAGGTGCCGGTCGAGTTCTTTGCCCGCTTGCTCGGGCCAAACCGCAAATATTCCTGCTGCTTCTACCGGGAGGCGGCCTCGACGCTGCAGGAGGCCGAGGAGGAAGCGCTGCGCCAGACCGTCGAGCATGCCGATCTGGCCGACGGACAATCGATCCTCGAACTCGGCTGCGGCTGGGGTTCGCTGTCGCTGTGGATGGCGCGGCAATTCCCGCATTCGCAAATATCGGCGGTTTCCAGCTCGAACGCGCAACGCGAATATACCGAGGGCGAGGCCGCAAAGCGCGGCCTAGCCAATCTGCGGGTCATCACGTCAGACGTGAACCTGTTCGCGCCGGAAGCGCGGTACGACCGCATCCTCGCAATCGAGATGTTCGAGCACATGGTGAACTGGCGCGAACTGATGACGCGTCTGCGCACATGGCTGGAACCCGACGGCCGCTTCTTCCTGCACATCTTCACCCATCGCTCCGGCGCCTATCTGTTCGACCGCGCCGGTGGCGAGGACTGGATCGCGCAACGTTTCTTTACCGGCGGCGTGATGCCGAGCCACCATCTGATCCGGCAATATGCCGATCTGTTCGAGGTCGAAAAGGAATGGCGCTGGAGCGGCGTGCATTATCAGCGCACCGCGCAGGATTGGCTCGACAATTTCGATTCCCATCGCGACGAAATCGAGCGCGTGCTTCGCAAGGTCCATGGCGGCGAGACCGCGTTGTGGATGCGGCGCTGGCGCTGGTTCCTGCTCGCCACATCAGGCCTGTTCGGTTACGCCGACGGCAGCGAGTGGGGCGTCAGCCATTACCGGCTGAAGGCGGCCGGTTAGGCCGGGTTCAACTGATTCGTGCCGGATGCCTCGCGCTCCGGCATCTGCTGCGATCTCATGCGGCCAAACGACAGTTCCCGGCCGTTGGGTTTCGATCCAAACCAAGAACGCTCCGATGGAACTCCGGCTCACAATCGAGTGAGTCCGGAAAAATGGGCGCTAATTCAGCGCGATAGCGTTGTGTGACATTGGGCCGCCGCGAGACCGTATTGCGTCGCAGCAGGCTCTCTCTATCCTATATACCATCAACCGTGAGTTCCCAAGATCTCCTACGACAACGTCGCGAATGCTCAATTCGCGCTTCAACTTTGAACTGGGGCAATGCTTTCAATGTCCGGACTACGAACGCAATCGGCATGCATCGTTTTGATGTTAGCGGCGATGGCGCCGCTTTTGGCTGGCTGCAATGAACCGATCGCCGCTACTGCGGCGGCAAAGCCGCCCGAGCCTGAAGTAGGCACCTTCACCGTACGGCCTCAGTCCCGCGCCCTCGTTCGCGAGCTGCCCGGCCGGATCTCGCCCACCCGGGTGTCGGAAGTGCGTGCGCGCATCTCCGGCATCGTCGTCGAACGCCTGTTCCAGCAGGGCACCGAGGTGAAGGCCGGCGATCCGCTGTACCGGATCGACCCGAAGCCGTTCGAGGTGGAACTGCAGGCGAGCGAAGCCGCGCAGGACAAGGCTGCAGCTGCGCTCGATCTCGCCGCCCAGCATGCGCGGCGCATCGCGACGCTGACCAGCCAGCGCGCGGCGCCCGAGGCCGAGAACGAAAAGGCTATCGCGGCCCAGCGCCAGGCCGAGGCCGAGGTCGGCAGCCGCAGGGCCGACGTCGCCCGCGCCCGGCTGAACCTTGATTATGCCACGATCCGTGCGCCGATCAGCGGCGTCGTCGGCGCCGCGCTGGTGAGCGAAGGTGCGCTGGTGATCCAGAACGAGACCACCAGTCTCGCCACGATCCAGCAACTCGACCCGATCTACGCCGATTTCACCCAATCGGTCTCGGAGATGCACAAGCTGCGCCGTGCCTTTGACAATGGCGATCTCGACCGGATTGCGCCCGATGCAGCCAAGGTCCGCCTCGTGCTCGACGACGGCACGGTCTATCCGGTTCCCGGCAAGCTGCTGTTTTCGGAAGCCAAGGTGGATGCCTATACCGGACAGGTCACGCTGCGCGGACAATTTCCGAATCCGCATCGCGAGCTGCTGCCGGGCATGTATGTCCGCGTCCTGATCGAACAGGGTATCGATTCCGATGCCATCGCCGTGCCGCAGCAGGCGATCCAGCGCGACGCCGGCGGCGGCAGCGAAGTGTTCGTGGTCAAGGACGACGGCCGCGTGGCGACGCAGCCGGTCCGCACCGGCGCGGTGCAGGACGGCCTCTGGCTGGTCAGCGAGGGCCTCAAGGACGGCGACCGCGTCATCGTCGACGGGTTCCAGAAATTCGTGC includes these proteins:
- a CDS encoding cyclopropane-fatty-acyl-phospholipid synthase family protein, producing MSFVSTIIGTAERVPLPDAIIRAAIHQLCSRTAARLATGNAESDAWLADEMAARAIAEYSDETDVRHYEVPVEFFARLLGPNRKYSCCFYREAASTLQEAEEEALRQTVEHADLADGQSILELGCGWGSLSLWMARQFPHSQISAVSSSNAQREYTEGEAAKRGLANLRVITSDVNLFAPEARYDRILAIEMFEHMVNWRELMTRLRTWLEPDGRFFLHIFTHRSGAYLFDRAGGEDWIAQRFFTGGVMPSHHLIRQYADLFEVEKEWRWSGVHYQRTAQDWLDNFDSHRDEIERVLRKVHGGETALWMRRWRWFLLATSGLFGYADGSEWGVSHYRLKAAG
- a CDS encoding efflux RND transporter periplasmic adaptor subunit, which produces MSGLRTQSACIVLMLAAMAPLLAGCNEPIAATAAAKPPEPEVGTFTVRPQSRALVRELPGRISPTRVSEVRARISGIVVERLFQQGTEVKAGDPLYRIDPKPFEVELQASEAAQDKAAAALDLAAQHARRIATLTSQRAAPEAENEKAIAAQRQAEAEVGSRRADVARARLNLDYATIRAPISGVVGAALVSEGALVIQNETTSLATIQQLDPIYADFTQSVSEMHKLRRAFDNGDLDRIAPDAAKVRLVLDDGTVYPVPGKLLFSEAKVDAYTGQVTLRGQFPNPHRELLPGMYVRVLIEQGIDSDAIAVPQQAIQRDAGGGSEVFVVKDDGRVATQPVRTGAVQDGLWLVSEGLKDGDRVIVDGFQKFVPGDKVKAKAWIDADASVGTIPAAPATQAAR